The following coding sequences lie in one Panicum virgatum strain AP13 chromosome 6N, P.virgatum_v5, whole genome shotgun sequence genomic window:
- the LOC120678356 gene encoding protein TOPLESS-RELATED PROTEIN 2-like produces the protein MSSLSRELVFLILQFLDEEKFKETVHKLEQESGFYFNMKHFEDLVQGGEWDEVEKYLSGFTKVEDNRYSMKIFFEIRKQKYLEALDRHDRAKAVEILVKDLKVFASFNEELFKEITQLLTLENFRQNEQLSKYGDTKSARNIMLLELKKLIEANPLFRDKLNFPPFKASRLRTLINQSLNWQHQLCKNPRPNPDIKTLFTDHSCAAPTNGARAPPPANGPLVGSIPKSAGFPPMGAHAPFQPVVSPSPNAIAGWMTNANPSLPHAAVAQGPPGLVQAPNTAAFLKHPRTPTSAPGIDYQSADSEHLMKRMCVGQPDEVSFSGASHPANMYTQEDLPKQVVRTLNQGSNVMSLDFHPVQQTILLVGTNVGDIAVWEVGSRERIAHKTFKVWDIGSCTLPLQAALMKDAAISVNRCLWSPDGNILGVAFSKHIVQTYTFVPNGDLRQQAEIDAHIGGVNDIAFSHPNKTLSIITCGDDKLIKVWDAQTGQKQYTFEGHEAPVYSVCPHYKESIQFIFSTAIDGKIKAWLYDCLGSRVDYDAPGHWCTTMAYSADGTRLFSCGTSKEGDSHLVEWNETEGAIKRTYNGFRKRSLGVVQFDITRNRFLAAGDEFLVKFWDMDSTNILTTVDCDGGLPASPRLRFNREGSLLAVTTSDNGIKILANTDGQRLLRMLESRAFGGSRGPPQQINTKPPIVALGPVSNVSSPIAVNAERPDRMLPAVSTSGLAPMDASRTPDVKPRITDESEKVKTWKLADIVDNGHLRALHLSDTDTNPSKVVRLLYTNNGIALLALGSNAVHKLWKWQRSDRNPNGKSTASVAPQLWQPANGILMTNDTNDGNPEEATACIALSKNDSYVMSASGGKVSLFNMMTFKVMTTFMAPPPAATFLAFHPQDNNIIAIGMEDSTIQIYNVRIDDVKSKLKGHQKKITGLAFSQSMNVLVSSGADAQLCVWSIDGWEKKKSRYIQPPANRSGTLVGDTRVQFHNDQTHVLVVHESHLAIYDGNLECLRSWSPRDALPAPISSAIYSCDGLLVYAAFCDGAIGVFEAESLRLRCRIAPSAYIPPSMLPGPGRVYPLVVAAHPVEPNQIALGMSDGKVHVVEPLDADPKWGTAPPQDNGAHPAISAAPSAASNQASDQPTR, from the exons ATGTCGTCTCTGAGCAGGGAGCTGGTGTTCCTCATCCTGCAGTTCCTCGATGAGGAGAAGTTCAAGGAGACGGTGCACAA GTTGGAGCAGGAGTCTGGGTTCTACTTCAACATGAAGCACTTTGAGGACCTTGTGCAGGGCGGCGAGTGGGACGAGGTGGAGAAATACCTCAGCGGCTTCACCAAGGTGGAGGACAACCGCTACTCCATGAAGATCTTCTTTGAGATCCGCAAGCAGAAGTACCTCGAGGCCCTTGATAG GCATGATAGGGCCAAAGCTGTGGAGATTCTCGTGAAGGATCTCAAGGTGTTCGCCTCCTTCAATGAGGAGCTGTTCAAGGAGATAACACAGCTGCTGACCTTGGAGAATTTTAG GCAAAATGAGCAGCTATCCAAGTATGGGGACACAAAGTCTGCTCGGAATATCATGCTCTTGGAGCTCAAGAAGCTCATTGAGGCGAACCCACTGTTCCGGGACAAGCTGAATTTCCCACCATTCAAAGCTTCGAGACTTCGCACACTGATCAATCAAAG tcTGAACTGGCAACATCAGCTTTGCAAGAACCCCAGACCAAACCCAGACATTAAGACACTCTTCACTGATCACTCTTGTGCTGCTCCTACCAATGGAGCAAGAGCTCCTCCGCCTGCCAATGGGCCCCTTGTTGGATCCATCCCTAAGTCAGCTGGATTTCCACCAATGGGTGCTCATGCT CCATTTCAACCTGTGGTGTCGCCATCTCCGAACGCAATTGCAGGTTGGATGACAAATGCCAATCCCTCTTTGCCTCACGCTGCTGTTGCACAAGGACCGCCTGGTCTTGTTCAGGCTCCAAACACAG CGGCATTTCTGAAGCATCCAAGAACCCCTACAAGTGCACCTGGCATTGATTACCAGTCTGCAGATTCAGAACATCTCATGAAAAGGATGTGTGTAGGGCAGCCAGATGAG GTTTCGTTCTCTGGTGCAAGCCATCCTGCCAATATGTACACACAAGAAGACCTTCCGAAACAAGTGGTTCGTACCCTTAATCAGGGTTCTAATGTTATGAGCCTGGATTTCCATCCTGTCCAACAAACCATCCTTTTAG TTGGAACAAATGTGGGCGACATTGCGGTATGGGAAGTTGGTTCACGCGAAAGGATAGCTCACAAGACTTTCAAAGTTTGGGATATTGGTTCCTGCACATTGCCTTTGCAG GCTGCACTGATGAAAGATGCTGCAATATCTGTCAATAGATGTCTGTGGAGCCCTGACGGAAATATTCTAG GAGTTGCTTTCTCGAAGCATATTGTTCAGACATACACATTCGTACCTAATGGAGATTTACGGCAGCAAGCAGAG ATTGACGCACACATTGGTGGGGTTAATGACATAGCCTTCTCTCACCCCAACAAGACTCTATCTATCATTACATGTGGGGATGACAAACTCATTAAG GTGTGGGATGCTCAAACAGGACAAAAGCAATACACGTTTGAAGGTCATGAAGCTCCAGTTTATTCTGTATGCCCGCACTACAAGGAGTCCATTCAG TTTATCTTCTCTACTGCCATTGATGGAAAAATCAAGGCATGGTTATATGATTGCTTGGGCTCAAGAGTTGACTATGATGCTCCTGGACATTGGTGTACTACTATGGCTTACAGTGCTGATGGGACAAG GCTCTTCTCTTGTGGTACTAGTAAAGAAGGCGATTCTCACTTGGTTGAGTGGAATGAAACTGAAGGGGCTATTAAGAGGACATACAATGGCTTCAGAAAACGTTCGCTCGGTGTTGTTCAGTTCGACATAACCAGAAACCGCTTCTTGGCTGCTGGAGATGAATTTCTTGTTAAATTCTGGGACATGGATAGCACCAACATACTAACAACAGTAGATTGTGATGGTGGACTTCCT GCAAGCCCTCGTTTGAGATTCAATAGAGAAGGCTCACTACTCGCTGTTACAACAAGTGATAATGGAATAAAAATACTTGCCAACACTGATGGGCAGCGGTTGCTTAGGATGCTCGAGAGTAGAGCATTTGGGGGCTCTAGAGGACCTCCTCAACAAATAAATACCAAG CCTCCAATTGTTGCCCTCGGTCCTGTTTCAAATGTGTCTAGTCCTATAGCAGTGAATGCCGAGCGGCCTGACCGGATGTTGCCTGCAGTGTCAACGAGCGGCTTG GCACCTATGGACGCAAGCAGAACTCCAGATGTTAAACCGAGAATAACAGATGAATCTGAAAAAGTCAAAACTTGGAAGTTGGCTGACATTGTGGATAATGGACATCTTCGAGCCCTGCATTTGTCAGACACGGACACGAACCCAAGCAAG GTTGTCCGTTTGTTATATACAAATAATGGAATTGCACTGTTGGCTCTTGGCTCCAATGCTGTTCATAAGTTGTGGAAATGGCAAAGGAGTGACAGAAATCCTAATGGCAAG TCTACTGCATCTGTTGCACCTCAATTGTGGCAACCTGCAAATGGGATTCTGATGACAAATGACACTAATGATGGCAACCCGGAAGAAGCAACTGCTTGCATTGCATTATCCAAAAATGACTCCTACGTTATGTCTGCATCTGGTGGCAAAGTGTCTTTGTTCAATATGATGACGTTCAAG GTCATGACTACTTTCATGGCTCCTCCACCTGCTGCAACTTTCCTTGCATTCCACCCACAAGACAATAATATCATCGCTATTGGAATGGAGGACTCTACCATTCAAATCTACAATGTCCGCATTGATGAT GTCAAAAGTAAGCTCAAGGGCCATCAGAAAAAGATTACTGGACTGGCCTTTTCTCAATCTATGAATGTGCTAGTATCGTCAGGCGCTGATGCTCAG TTATGTGTATGGAGCATTGATGGTTGGGAGAAAAAGAAATCAAGATATATCCAACCCCCAGCAAACCGGTCTGGCACTTTGGTTGGCGATACAAGGGTGCAGTTCCACAATGACCAGACACATGTTTTGGTAGTTCATGAGAGTCATTTGGCGATCTATGATGGAAATCTTGAATGTTTGCGCTCG TGGTCCCCAAGAGATGCACTCCCAGCTCCAATCTCGAGTGCAATATACTCGTGTGATGGTCTCTTAGTCTATGCTGCTTTCTGTGATGGTGCTATTGGAGTCTTTGAAGCGGAATCTCTTCGATTGCGCTGCAGAATTGCACCTTCTGCATACATTCCACCTTCAATGCTACCTGG TCCTGGACGTGTGTACCCATTGGTGGTTGCTGCTCATCCCGTGGAGCCTAACCAGATTGCACTTGGTATGAGCGACGGTAAAGTCCATGTGGTCGAGCCATTAGACGCGGACCCAAAGTGGGGGACAGCACCGCCTCAGGACAACGGAGCGCACCCAGCGATATCAGCCGCGCCGTCAGCTGCTAGCAACCAGGCATCTGATCAGCCGACAAGGTGA
- the LOC120678357 gene encoding pentatricopeptide repeat-containing protein At4g22760-like isoform X1, with protein sequence MRAPPAAAASGFNSPWTLAIRAAADQGRPRRAVALYLSSLRASHRPCPFALAAVLKSVPCLPAHAALPAAASLHAHLLRLGLLSHPYPHAALAHLYSRLLPAHAPGLLDGAPALRRHSLLVASNSLLASRLRAGDIPAARALFDTMPARDVVSWNSMVAGLAKAGHLDEAIELFDQMPERNAASWNALVCGFIAQGQLARARELFERMPVRNNVSWITMISGYAKVGDVQAAADLFESMESKDLYAWNAMIACYAQNGCAREALGIFNRMLKPHVWVLPNEKTFSSVISACWQLGDLRFGLWVESFMESVGVELDDHLRTALVDLYTKSGQMDRAFDLFRGLRMRDLVSYSAMIVGCGMHGKLSEAVGLFKEMSDAKIDPNAVTFVGLLSAYSHAGLIEEARVCFTSMSSKYRINPTVEHYTIMVDLLGRSGKLDEAFQLIMQMPLRPHASVWGALLLACRLHNNVELGEVVASKCFELEPEETGYYILLGNIYAQAKKWEKVKRLRKLMVERGLSKMPGSSWVHVA encoded by the coding sequence ATGCGcgcccctcccgccgccgccgcatccggcTTCAACTCGCCGTGGACGCTCGCCATCCGCGCCGCGGCGGACCAgggccggccccgccgcgccgtcgcgctCTACCTCTCGTCGCTCCGCGCGTCGCACCGCCCCTGCcccttcgccctcgccgccgtcctcaaGTCCGTGCCCTGCCTCCCGGCCCACGCCGCGCTCCCCGCGGCGGCCTCCCTCCACGCGcacctcctccgcctcggcctcctctcccACCCGTACCCGCACGCCGCGCTCGCCCACCTCTACTCCCGCCTCCTTCCCGCGCACGCACCGGGCCTGCTCGATGGCGCGCCCGCGCTGCGCCGACACTCCCTCCTCGTCGCGTCCAACTCGCTCCTCGCTTCCCGCCTCCGCGCGGGGGACatccccgccgcgcgcgctctgTTCGATACGATGCCCGCGCGGGACGTCGTGTCGTGGAACTCCATGGTCGCCGGCCTCGCCAAGGCCGGCCACCTCGACGAGGCCATCGAGCTGTTCGACCAAATGCCCGAGAGAAACGCCGCGTCCTGGAACGCCCTTGTGTGCGGGTTCATCGCACAGGGCCAACTTGCTCGAGCGAGGGAGCTGTTTGAGCGAATGCCCGTCAGGAACAATGTTTCCTGGATCACGATGATCTCAGGGTACGCCAAGGTTGGGGACGTCCAAGCTGCTGCTGACCTGTTCGAGAGTATGGAAAGTAAGGACCTTTACGCATGGAACGCTATGATAGCATGCTATGCACAGAATGGCTGTGCCCGGGAGGCACTTGGTATTTTTAACCGGATGCTGAAGCCCCATGTTTGGGTGCTGCCCAATGAGAAGACTTTCTCATCTGTCATCTCTGCTTGCTGGCAGCTGGGGGACTTGAGGTTCGGCCTTTGGGTCGAGAGTTTCATGGAGTCTGTGGGGGTTGAGCTGGATGATCACCTGCGCACCGCTCTGGTTGATTTGTACACCAAGAGCGGGCAGATGGATAGAGCTTTCGACTTGTTCAGAGGCTTGCGGATGAGAGACCTGGTGTCTTACAGCGCAATGATAGTGGGCTGTGGGATGCATGGAAAATTAAGTGAAGCTGTTGGCTTGTTCAAGGAAATGTCTGATGCTAAGATTGATCCTAACGCGGTGACCTTTGTGGGGTTGTTGTCTGCATACAGTCATGCAGGACTGATTGAAGAAGCCCGTGTTTGCTTCACTTCCATGTCAAGCAAATATAGAATTAATCCCACAGTGGAGCATTACACTATTATGGTGGATCTTCTTGGGCGTAGCGGAAAGTTGGACGAAGCATTCCAGCTGATCATGCAGATGCCATTGCGGCCACATGCTAGTGTTTGGGGTGCCTTGCTTCTTGCTTGCAGGTTGCACAATAATGTTGAGCTTGGGGAGGTTGTTGCTTCAAAGTGCTTTGAACTGGAGCCTGAAGAGACTGGATATTACATTCTCTTGGGTAACATTTATGCACAAGCAAAAAAGTGGGAAAAGGTTAAGAGGTTAAGGAAGTTAATGGTGGAAAGAGGTTTGAGTAAAATGCCCGGGAGTAGCTGGGTGCATGTTGCGTAA
- the LOC120678357 gene encoding pentatricopeptide repeat-containing protein At1g07590, mitochondrial-like isoform X3, translating to MLLLRALLRRRRPPLPAHVPAAGFFTSSGCDALVPSPPSPPQPPPAAEGPRDEPGQEGSLARRVERAASVCAAMRGWMADGRAVHRGHVFHAVNRLRRHRQHRTALQVMEWIMRERPYKLRIPERAALQQPCHRCFGSGKTISKILSQMKADRVTPHTSTYNILLKIQANEHNIDGVARVFNDMKRAKIEPSEITYGILAIAHAVARLYTVCQTYVEAIENSMTGTNWSTLEILLILYGYLGKEKELKRTWEIMQGLPHIRSKSFILAIEAFGKVGSIEQAEKIWVNINSTKKLSLTEQFNSILSVYCRHGIVDKASAVFKEMRASGCQPNAITYRHLALGCLKSGLVKEALNTMDMGKKEVVTKKVRSSTPWLETTHMLLENFAEIGDLENAKRVYGELSESKYCRNSFVYNTLLKAYVKAKVYEPDLLRTMILRGAMPDAETYSLLRLIEQFKI from the exons ATGCTGCTGCTACGGGCgctgctccggcgccggcggccgccgctccccgcccaCGTCCCCGCCGCAGGATTCTTCACCAGCTCCGGCTGCGACGCCCTCGTCCCTTctcctccttcgccgccgcagcctcctccTGCGGCGGAGGGGCCCCGCGATGAGCCGGGGCAGGAGGGCTCGCTGGCGCGGCGGGTGGAGCGGGCGGCGTCGGTGTGCGCGGCCATGCGGGGGTGGATGGCCGACGGCCGCGCCGTGCACCGCGGACACGTCTTCCACGCCGTCAACCGCCTCCGACGCCACCGCCAACACCGCACCGCCCTCCAG GTCATGGAATGGATCATGAGAGAGAGGCCCTACAAGCTGA GAATACCAGAAAGAGCTGCTCTACAACAACCTTGTCATCGCTGCTTTGGATCTGG GAAAACTATATCCAAGATCCTTTCTCAGATGAAAGCTGATCGTGTAACCCCTCACACGTCAACCTACAACATCTTGTTGAAGATACAGGCCAATGAGCACAACATTGATGGGGTAGCGAGGGTGTTCAATGATATGAAGAGAGCAAAGATTGAGCCCAGTGAGATCACTTATGGCATTCTTGCTATTGCGCATGCTGTAGCAAGGCTGTATACTGTTTGCCAGACATATGTAGAAGCCATTGAGAATTCCATGACAGGCACTAATTGGTCTACACTCGAAATTCTTTTAATCTTATATGGATACCTTGGGAAGGAAAAGGAGCTAAAGAGAACATGGGAGATCATGCAAGGTCTCCCTCATATTCGATCAAAAAGCTTCATACTAGCAATTGAAGCATTTGGGAAGGTTGGGTCCATTGAACAGGCAGAGAAGATATGGGTCAATATAAATTCAACAAAGAAGTTAAGCCTTACAGAACAATTCAATTCCATTTTATCAGTTTACTGCAGGCATGGTATTGTGGATAAAGCATCAGCTGTGTTCAAAGAAATGAGAGCAAGTGGATGCCAGCCGAATGCTATTACTTATCGCCACTTAGCTTTAGGTTGCTTGAAATCGGGTCTTGTTAAAGAAGCTTTGAACACAATGGATATGGGGAAGAAAGAAGTTGTAACTAAGAAGGTGAGAAGTTCAACACCGTGGTTGGAGACTACCCATATGTTGCTTGAGAACTTTGCAGAAATTGGTGACTTGGAAAATGCAAAGAGAGTATATGGAGAACTGAGTGAATCAAAATATTGTAGGAATTCCTTTGTGTACAACACCCTCCTTAAAGCTTATGTGAAGGCAAAAGTTTATGAGCCAGATTTGTTGAGGACAATGATTCTGAGAGGGGCAATGCCTGATGCTGAGACATATAGCCTTCTCAGACTGATCGAACAGTTCAAGATATGA
- the LOC120678357 gene encoding pentatricopeptide repeat-containing protein At1g07590, mitochondrial-like isoform X2: MLLLRALLRRRRPPLPAHVPAAGFFTSSGCDALVPSPPSPPQPPPAAEGPRDEPGQEGSLARRVERAASVCAAMRGWMADGRAVHRGHVFHAVNRLRRHRQHRTALQVMEWIMRERPYKLSELDYSYLLEFTAKVHGISEAESLFLRVPQEYQKELLYNNLVIAALDLGLIKHSYAYMRKMRELSLPISPYVYNGLIILHSSLGRRKTISKILSQMKADRVTPHTSTYNILLKIQANEHNIDGVARVFNDMKRAKIEPSEITYGILAIAHAVARLYTVCQTYVEAIENSMTGTNWSTLEILLILYGYLGKEKELKRTWEIMQGLPHIRSKSFILAIEAFGKVGSIEQAEKIWVNINSTKKLSLTEQFNSILSVYCRHGIVDKASAVFKEMRASGCQPNAITYRHLALGCLKSGLVKEALNTMDMGKKEVVTKKVRSSTPWLETTHMLLENFAEIGDLENAKRVYGELSESKYCRNSFVYNTLLKAYVKAKVYEPDLLRTMILRGAMPDAETYSLLRLIEQFKI; this comes from the exons ATGCTGCTGCTACGGGCgctgctccggcgccggcggccgccgctccccgcccaCGTCCCCGCCGCAGGATTCTTCACCAGCTCCGGCTGCGACGCCCTCGTCCCTTctcctccttcgccgccgcagcctcctccTGCGGCGGAGGGGCCCCGCGATGAGCCGGGGCAGGAGGGCTCGCTGGCGCGGCGGGTGGAGCGGGCGGCGTCGGTGTGCGCGGCCATGCGGGGGTGGATGGCCGACGGCCGCGCCGTGCACCGCGGACACGTCTTCCACGCCGTCAACCGCCTCCGACGCCACCGCCAACACCGCACCGCCCTCCAG GTCATGGAATGGATCATGAGAGAGAGGCCCTACAAGCTGAGTGAGCTTGATTACTCATATCTCCTAGAGTTCACGGCTAAAGTCCATGGCATTTCTGAAGCTGAAAGCCTTTTCCTTCGCGTGCCTCAGGAATACCAGAAAGAGCTGCTCTACAACAACCTTGTCATCGCTGCTTTGGATCTGGGTCTGATCAAGCATTCCTACGCATACATGAGGAAAATGAGGGAATTGTCCCTGCCAATTTCGCCATATGTTTACAACGGCCTGATCATCCTCCATTCTTCACTTGGGCGCAGGAAAACTATATCCAAGATCCTTTCTCAGATGAAAGCTGATCGTGTAACCCCTCACACGTCAACCTACAACATCTTGTTGAAGATACAGGCCAATGAGCACAACATTGATGGGGTAGCGAGGGTGTTCAATGATATGAAGAGAGCAAAGATTGAGCCCAGTGAGATCACTTATGGCATTCTTGCTATTGCGCATGCTGTAGCAAGGCTGTATACTGTTTGCCAGACATATGTAGAAGCCATTGAGAATTCCATGACAGGCACTAATTGGTCTACACTCGAAATTCTTTTAATCTTATATGGATACCTTGGGAAGGAAAAGGAGCTAAAGAGAACATGGGAGATCATGCAAGGTCTCCCTCATATTCGATCAAAAAGCTTCATACTAGCAATTGAAGCATTTGGGAAGGTTGGGTCCATTGAACAGGCAGAGAAGATATGGGTCAATATAAATTCAACAAAGAAGTTAAGCCTTACAGAACAATTCAATTCCATTTTATCAGTTTACTGCAGGCATGGTATTGTGGATAAAGCATCAGCTGTGTTCAAAGAAATGAGAGCAAGTGGATGCCAGCCGAATGCTATTACTTATCGCCACTTAGCTTTAGGTTGCTTGAAATCGGGTCTTGTTAAAGAAGCTTTGAACACAATGGATATGGGGAAGAAAGAAGTTGTAACTAAGAAGGTGAGAAGTTCAACACCGTGGTTGGAGACTACCCATATGTTGCTTGAGAACTTTGCAGAAATTGGTGACTTGGAAAATGCAAAGAGAGTATATGGAGAACTGAGTGAATCAAAATATTGTAGGAATTCCTTTGTGTACAACACCCTCCTTAAAGCTTATGTGAAGGCAAAAGTTTATGAGCCAGATTTGTTGAGGACAATGATTCTGAGAGGGGCAATGCCTGATGCTGAGACATATAGCCTTCTCAGACTGATCGAACAGTTCAAGATATGA
- the LOC120678359 gene encoding uncharacterized protein LOC120678359 has translation MAGEEAAEGSRSRRRMDLNLYLGLPPLPRPPGRLDAALDCPLLMPNSTGPAPDAPTTGEPEESLAPAAAYSPSNALSTPEEQPMLDPIVYAWLDGHSTDGEEDADARELAPVEGANVAGPLVAASGLEGDDLTPWVERFVRPGRVAAAGASAGGGMEMVSTGILRRSVRGAAAIEAGTPELRFQRVIQISQQHSIVRPGSANRSQRAASPEADRLVWAIQRTHNSLEAARRQKLDGDNKVGRSGAAKRDGCCECSSSFECNICLDPAKEPVVTPCGHLFCWPCLYQWLHSHSAHSECPVCKGEVLEVNVTPIYGRGGEEGDSATLDMPPRPRANRRESLRQQLQMTDTRGIATVVRQLIENQGIVRGLPSPAEIEMTVVPGGRQRARARRQQRQDNNASSIIPATAIMLNMGNAASESRNQIPLPPSNSDNIAPAAPQQSSSVEQMSNSSTAAVIMGGPGSSRRSRPSESTITRRTRRRQQ, from the coding sequence ATGGCGGGCGAGGAGGCTGCGGAGGGcagccggagcaggaggcgcatGGATCTAAACCTGTACCTCGGCCTCCCTCCATTGCCGCGGCCTCCGGGCCGGCTCGACGCCGCGCTCGATTGCCCGTTGTTGATGCCCAACTCGACCGGTCCTGCGCCGGATGCCCCAACAACGGGCGAGCCTGAAGAATCGCTCGCCCCAGCGGCGGCCTACTCCCCGTCGAATGCGCTCTCTACCCCGGAGGAGCAGCCGATGCTTGATCCCATAGTTTATGCCTGGCTCGATGGCCACAGCACCGATGGTGAAGAGGACGCTGATGCTCGTGAGCTAGCACCAGTGGAAGGTGCCAATGTCGCAGGGCCGCTGGTGGCTGCCTCTGGGTTGGAAGGAGATGATCTTACACCATGGGTGGAAAGGTTTGTGCGCCCTGGTCGtgtggctgctgctggtgctagTGCTGGTGGTGGAATGGAGATGGTCAGCACAGGCATACTGCGTCGGTCCGTTAGAGGGGCTGCTGCAATTGAAGCAGGGACTCCTGAGCTCCGCTTTCAGAGGGTGATCCAGATTAGCCAGCAGCACAGCATTGTGAGGCCAGGATCAGCTAACCGCAGCCAACGGGCCGCTAGTCCGGAAGCGGATAGGCTGGTCTGGGCAATCCAACGCACCCATAACTCTTTAGAAGCAGCAAGGCGGCAAAAGCTGGATGGCGACAATAAGGTGGGTCGAAGTGGTGCTGCTAAGAGGGATGGGTGCTGCGAATGCAGCTCCAGCTTTGAGTGCAATATCTGTCTTGACCCGGCTAAAGAGCCCGTGGTTACACCTTGCGGTCATCTCTTCTGCTGGCCATGCTTGTACCAGTGGCTTCATTCTCATTCAGCACACTCTGAGTGCCCTGTCTGCAAGGGCGAGGTGCTTGAAGTGAATGTCACTCCGATTTATGGaagaggcggtgaagaaggaGATTCTGCTACCCTTGACATGCCACCCAGGCCGCGAGCAAACAGAAGGGAGAGCCTGAGGCAGCAGCTGCAAATGACAGACACAAGAGGAATAGCAACAGTAGTGAGGCAGTTGATAGAAAACCAGGGCATAGTGAGAGGCCTCCCGAGCCCAGCAGAGATTGAGATGACCGTGGTTCCTGGAGGCCGGCAAAGGGCTAGGGCTCGGAGACAGCAAAGGCAAGATAATAATGCATCGTCTATCATACCTGCAACTGCAATAATGCTGAATATGGGCAATGCTGCCTCTGAGAGCAGAAATCAAATACCGTTGCCACCTTCTAATTCTGACAATATTGCACCGGCAGCTCCTCAGCAGTCATCATCTGTGGAGCAAATGTCGAATTCTAGCACCGCAGCTGTTATCATGGGAGGGCCTGGGTCAAGTAGGCGGTCAAGACCTTCGgagtccacaatcacaagaagAACAAGGAGGCGGCAACAGTAG